The following proteins come from a genomic window of Puntigrus tetrazona isolate hp1 chromosome 15, ASM1883169v1, whole genome shotgun sequence:
- the irgq2 gene encoding immunity-related GTPase family, q2, with protein sequence MADVLKSLNLLETLKESIEKNNISDIKDALEDMLISRINIAIIGDRNAEKATFINSLRGLSQEDEGAALSPSSSAPEELAVFPNPKHPDFRIWDLPSVSSDTSFEAEDYMERFKVTRYNSIIIAFTEKPSVNSVALWREVRSLQKETVYFVLLSSMKDTEKTLEATKTASLEVLKKEGVPLPKVFLVKPSALEKLDFLKFLEVMRGDLPEIRAHALLLALPTFSSSLVTQKKDAFNALVWAAASLSGGVSAIPVPLVASMVDATVGVRILTKAQISLCLDDESLERLARQRGLDAARLKALRTCALSVEISKSEVKRRLAEAEKDTSSATTRLVELAMPRHARSVSRSFTVMLQALNTAIDDMGADAEKVVAMVTGDGQ encoded by the coding sequence ATGGCTGATGTGTTGAAGAGTCTTAACCTCCTGGAAACTCTAAAGGAATCCATAGAGAAGAACAACATTTCGGATATAAAAGATGCATTGGAGGACATGCTGATCAGCAGAATCAACATTGCAATCATTGGGgacagaaatgcagaaaaagCCACTTTCATCAACTCCCTTCGAGGTCTGAGCCAAGAAGATGAAGGAGCAGCCCTCTCTCCATCATCTTCAGCCCCTGAGGAACTAGCCGTATTCCCTAACCCCAAGCATCCTGACTTTCGCATCTGGGATCTGCCATCAGTTTCCAGCGATACATCTTTTGAGGCTGAGGATTATATGGAGCGATTCAAAGTTACGAGATACAACTCCATCATTATCGCATTCACGGAGAAACCTAGTGTTAACAGCGTGGCGTTGTGGAGGGAAGTTAGGTCACTGCAGAAAGAGACAGTTTACTTCGTCTTACTATCATCCATGAAGGATACAGAGAAAACACTGGAGGCGACGAAGACGGCGAGCTTAGAAGTGCTCAAGAAGGAAGGTGTTCCTCTGCCAAAGGTGTTTCTGGTAAAGCCTTCAGCTTTGGAGAAACTGGACTTTCTCAAGTTTTTAGAGGTCATGCGAGGTGACCTTCCAGAGATCAGAGCGCATGCTCTTCTTTTAGCACTTCCTACGTTCTCCAGCTCCTTGGTCACTCAGAAGAAAGATGCCTTCAATGCACTGGTGTGGGCTGCTGCCTCATTATCCGGTGGCGTTTCTGCCATTCCTGTACCTTTGGTGGCCTCCATGGTGGATGCTACTGTGGGCGTACGGATTCTGACCAAGGCTCAGATCTCACTTTGCCTGGATGACGAGTCTCTTGAGCGACTGGCGAGGCAGCGGGGTCTGGACGCAGCCAGGCTGAAGGCCCTGAGGACCTGCGCTCTTTCTGTGGAGATAAGCAAGAGTGAAGTTAAAAGACGACTCGCAGAGGCAGAGAAAGACACCAGCTCTGCAACCACCAGACTGGTGGAACTCGCCATGCCGAGACACGCCAGATCCGTCAGCCGGTCTTTCACCGTTATGCTGCAGGCGCTCAACACTGCTATTGACGATATGGGTGCTGATGCTGAGAaggtggttgctatggtaacAGGGGATGGACAGTAG